One genomic window of Pecten maximus chromosome 3, xPecMax1.1, whole genome shotgun sequence includes the following:
- the LOC117324130 gene encoding dual specificity protein phosphatase 10-like, with the protein MPECGDIDVLTPTALMTNTILPGGRRRLQLSLDFSSLTDSEDFHVPKKLCKLESMSVSLTGPLKLNSLAPTPASWRTIQPQELATRLNKNHKTCLLVDCRSFISYNVTHIQGAVNVNCCDRFNRKRLQQGKVTLVDLINSKEAKDQFKRRGSKEVILYDDSTKDLHQLPSDSSLYLVVSSLLREGKEVMVLQGGLQAFRSQYSELCHSGVKIVDSRPLYSPTTGIIEPQIEAAEATQILPFLYLGNERDAANYKKLTDLDITYVLNTTSTVPKHFEGQGITYKRIPASDSGAQNLQQYFEEAIQFIEEARQKEARVLIHCHAGVSRSATITIAYLLTRSSLSLMDAYRFVKGRRSIISPNFNFMGQLMEYEQSLNSGSCSRVLTPKIV; encoded by the exons ATGCCTGAGTGTGGGGATATAGATGTTTTGACCCCAACCGCTCTCATGACCAATACAATATTACCAGGTGGACGACGGAGGTTACAACTGTCTTTGGATTTTTCATCGTTAACGGATTCTGAAGACTTTCATGTGCCCAAAAAGCTCTGTAAATTGGAATCAATGAGTGTGTCATTAACTGGACCCTTAAAATTGAACTCTTTGGCCCCTACTCCAGCCTCCTGGCGGACCATACAGCCCCAGGAACTGGCTACAAGACTCAACAAGAATCATAAAACGTGTCTTCTGGTGGACTGCAGATCTTTCATCTCTTACAATGTAACACATATTCAGGGTGCTGTCAATGTCAACTGTTGTGACAGATTCAATAGGAAACGACTTCAGCAGGGGAAAGTGACTTTAGTTGACCTCATCAATTCTAAGGAAGCTAAAGACCAGTTTAAACGTCGAGGGTCAAAGGAAGTGATTCTTTACGACGACAGTACAAAAGACTTACATCAACTTCCCAGTGATAGTTCGCTGTATCTCGTGGTGTCTTCGCTACTAAGAGAAGGCAAAGAAGTCATGGTTCTACAAG gtgGACTCCAAGCCTTCCGGTCCCAATACAGTGAACTCTGTCATAGTGGGGTCAAGATCGTCGATTCCCGTCCACTTTACTCTCCGACCACGGGGATAATTGAACCCCAAATCGAGGCTGCCGAGGCGACACAAATATTACCGTTTCTTTACCTGG GAAATGAACGTGATGCGGCGAACTATAAGAAGTTGACCGACCTTGACATCACCTACGTGCTAAACACGACCTCGACCGTTCCAAAACACTTCGAAGGCCAAGGCATTACTTATAAGCGCATCCCGGCCTCGGACAGTGGGGCCCAGAATCTCCAGCAATACTTTGAAGAGGCTATCCAATTCATAG AGGAAGCCCGTCAGAAGGAAGCACGTGTTCTCATCCACTGTCACGCGGGCGTCTCGCGCTCGGCCACCATCACCATCGCCTACCTCCTCACTCGCTCATCTCTCAGTCTCATGGATGCGTACCGCTTTGTAAAGGGACGCCGCTCCATCATTTCTCCCAATTTCAACTTCATGGGCCAGCTCATGGAATACGAACAGTCCCTCAACAGCGGGTCATGCTCACGAGTACTTACTCCAAAAATTGTGTAA